Proteins co-encoded in one Bacillus paramycoides genomic window:
- the rpsU gene encoding 30S ribosomal protein S21, translating to MSKTVVRKNESLEDALRRFKRSVSKTGTLAEARKREFYEKPSVKRKKKSEAARKRKF from the coding sequence ATGTCAAAAACAGTCGTTCGTAAAAACGAGTCTTTGGAGGATGCACTTCGCCGTTTTAAAAGATCGGTTTCTAAAACTGGTACACTTGCTGAAGCAAGAAAGCGCGAGTTTTATGAAAAACCAAGTGTAAAACGTAAGAAGAAATCTGAAGCGGCAAGAAAGCGTAAATTCTAA
- a CDS encoding GatB/YqeY domain-containing protein: MSLLGRLNDDMKQAMKNKQKEKLTVIRMVKAALQNEGIKLQHTLTEEEELTVLAREVKQHKDSLLEFKKAGREDLVNKLQSEIQILSAYLPEQLTEEELVDVIKQVISEVGATSKADMGKVMTAVMPKVKGKTDGSLVNKLVIQLLA; this comes from the coding sequence ATGAGTCTTCTCGGTCGTTTAAACGATGATATGAAACAAGCGATGAAGAATAAACAAAAAGAAAAATTAACCGTCATTCGTATGGTTAAGGCTGCTTTACAAAATGAAGGTATTAAACTACAGCATACTCTTACTGAAGAAGAGGAACTAACAGTTTTAGCTCGTGAAGTAAAACAGCATAAGGACTCCCTCCTTGAATTTAAAAAAGCTGGTCGTGAAGACCTTGTTAATAAACTGCAAAGTGAAATTCAGATTTTAAGCGCATATTTGCCGGAGCAATTAACTGAAGAAGAGCTAGTTGATGTAATCAAACAAGTTATTTCTGAAGTTGGTGCGACTTCTAAAGCAGATATGGGTAAGGTGATGACTGCTGTTATGCCGAAAGTAAAAGGTAAAACAGACGGATCGCTTGTGAATAAGCTGGTTATCCAGCTATTAGCATAA
- the yqfC gene encoding sporulation protein YqfC — protein sequence MKKLEQMKNWLTKQIDLPVDVLMDLPRITLVGQVHIYIENHRGLLVFSDKEVRLLLKHGQLLIKGQSFVIKTILPEELLLEGIIEQVTFLEDEKKEK from the coding sequence ATGAAAAAATTAGAACAAATGAAGAATTGGTTAACGAAGCAAATAGACCTGCCAGTGGATGTGCTAATGGATCTACCTCGGATCACGCTTGTTGGGCAAGTGCATATCTATATAGAAAATCATCGAGGTTTATTAGTGTTTTCAGATAAAGAAGTAAGATTATTGCTAAAGCATGGTCAGTTATTAATTAAGGGGCAGTCCTTTGTTATTAAAACAATCCTTCCAGAAGAACTTTTGCTTGAAGGGATAATTGAACAAGTGACGTTTTTAGAAGACGAAAAGAAAGAGAAGTAA